The Sporomusa termitida genome has a window encoding:
- the cbiE gene encoding precorrin-6y C5,15-methyltransferase (decarboxylating) subunit CbiE — protein MEHQIVVVGIGPGSPDYVLPIASRIIAGAKVLVGSQRALDTFGSANQVSRIIDKDIQGVLDFIGQQLTCQDVIVLVSGDPGFYSMLTALRSRFAPARIRVIPGISSVQLAFARLAEVWQDAALLSMHGRKAADELLKFRPGYKLGILTDPQHNPGHIARILLAQGWPETACVWLCTNLSYDNEEVAALTLAETVATPGFEHSVMVVKA, from the coding sequence ATGGAACATCAGATAGTAGTTGTGGGCATTGGCCCTGGTTCGCCTGATTATGTGCTGCCTATCGCGAGCCGGATTATTGCCGGGGCGAAGGTTTTGGTGGGCAGTCAGCGGGCGCTTGACACATTTGGCTCAGCCAACCAGGTTAGCCGGATTATAGATAAAGATATTCAGGGCGTGCTTGACTTTATCGGGCAGCAGCTTACTTGTCAGGATGTAATTGTGCTGGTGTCGGGAGATCCCGGGTTTTACAGTATGCTGACTGCGCTCAGGAGCCGGTTCGCGCCTGCGCGTATCCGGGTTATCCCCGGCATCAGCTCGGTGCAGCTGGCGTTTGCCCGTCTTGCCGAAGTCTGGCAGGATGCGGCCTTGCTTAGTATGCATGGCCGCAAGGCGGCTGATGAGCTGCTTAAATTCAGGCCGGGCTATAAACTGGGTATTTTAACCGATCCTCAGCATAATCCTGGCCATATTGCCCGCATTTTGTTAGCGCAGGGGTGGCCGGAAACGGCGTGTGTCTGGCTGTGCACCAATTTGTCTTATGATAATGAAGAGGTAGCGGCGCTGACTTTAGCCGAGACGGTGGCTACACCCGGTTTTGAACATAGTGTAATGGTGGTGAAGGCATGA
- the cbiT gene encoding precorrin-6Y C5,15-methyltransferase (decarboxylating) subunit CbiT, with amino-acid sequence MNHKLGIPDSEFIRGGIPMTKQEIRILTLAKAGIGAADTVIDIGAGTGSLSVEAALLASRGRVIAIEREPEGVDLIKVNAAKFQAANVEVILGAAPEALAGLPAADVILIGGSGGRLPEILSGADRLLKPGGRIIITAVTVETLAAALGSMRQRTEYNVEACCIQVTRLQQAGASNMFKALNPIYIIACGKNG; translated from the coding sequence ATGAACCATAAGCTGGGAATTCCCGACAGCGAGTTTATCCGGGGCGGTATCCCGATGACCAAGCAGGAAATCAGGATATTGACCCTGGCGAAAGCGGGGATTGGTGCTGCTGATACTGTTATTGACATTGGTGCCGGTACCGGCTCTTTGTCAGTCGAGGCGGCTTTGCTGGCCAGCCGGGGCCGGGTAATTGCCATTGAGCGGGAACCGGAAGGTGTTGATCTAATTAAGGTTAATGCCGCTAAATTTCAGGCTGCCAATGTTGAAGTCATATTAGGTGCTGCCCCGGAAGCGCTGGCCGGGCTGCCGGCGGCTGACGTAATTTTAATTGGCGGCAGCGGCGGCAGGCTGCCTGAGATTCTCAGCGGTGCCGACCGTTTGCTTAAGCCGGGCGGCAGAATAATTATAACGGCGGTTACGGTGGAGACGTTAGCAGCTGCCCTTGGCAGCATGCGGCAACGGACTGAGTACAATGTTGAAGCCTGCTGTATTCAGGTTACCCGTCTCCAGCAGGCTGGTGCCAGCAATATGTTTAAAGCACTTAATCCGATTTATATAATTGCCTGTGGTAAAAACGGGTAG
- the cobM gene encoding precorrin-4 C(11)-methyltransferase → MNVFFVGAGPGDPELITVKGQRLLGQADIIIYAGSLVNPALLSLAKNGAVIYNSASMTLAEVIAVMTAGVKDNKLVVRLHTGDPSIYGAIQEQMDALAAQNITFEVIPGVSSFLATAAALKQEYTLPDVSQTVIITRLEGRTPVPEKEKLAALASHEATMCIFLSVHMLDDVVKELVDGGYACETPVAIVQKASWPDQKIFRGTLATIAQVARESGIDRTAMIVVGKVLHTDYALSRLYAPEFGHMFRPAQEGR, encoded by the coding sequence ATGAATGTATTTTTTGTAGGAGCCGGACCGGGCGACCCTGAGCTCATAACCGTGAAAGGGCAGCGTCTTTTAGGTCAGGCGGATATTATTATCTATGCCGGTTCGCTGGTAAACCCGGCGCTGTTATCGTTGGCCAAAAATGGGGCTGTGATTTATAATAGCGCTTCCATGACCCTGGCTGAAGTTATTGCCGTGATGACGGCGGGGGTTAAGGACAACAAGCTGGTGGTCAGGCTTCATACCGGTGACCCCAGCATCTATGGCGCCATCCAGGAACAAATGGATGCGCTGGCGGCCCAAAATATTACCTTTGAGGTTATACCGGGGGTGAGTTCCTTCCTGGCCACAGCGGCGGCCTTAAAACAGGAATATACCCTGCCCGATGTCTCACAAACGGTGATTATTACCCGCCTGGAGGGCCGTACACCTGTTCCGGAAAAAGAGAAATTAGCGGCCCTGGCCAGCCATGAAGCAACGATGTGTATCTTTTTGAGTGTTCATATGCTGGATGATGTGGTTAAAGAGCTTGTCGACGGCGGTTATGCCTGCGAAACGCCTGTGGCTATCGTCCAGAAGGCTTCCTGGCCTGATCAGAAAATCTTTCGCGGCACTTTGGCCACGATTGCGCAAGTTGCCCGGGAGAGCGGTATTGACCGTACGGCCATGATTGTTGTGGGTAAGGTTTTACATACCGATTATGCTTTGTCCCGCTTGTATGCTCCTGAATTTGGCCATATGTTCAGGCCGGCACAGGAGGGGCGGTAG
- a CDS encoding cobalt-precorrin 5A hydrolase, which produces MKLAVISVTNKGAELAGRLAPCLGSDVDLYVKAGRNPINSPHSYQSLSDLVHEIFPRYEGFIFIMATGIVVRVIAPFVQDKRIDPAVVVMDDGGNFVISLLSGHIGGANDLTRLIAAAAGATAVITTATDIASLPAADVLAVKLELEIEPFSALKTINSAIVNGDRVVFLIDKALTGYQHYLDLAAKQGVELAGLDELACKAGYDAAVIITDRQLAVDKPHLYLRPASLAVGVGCRRGATGGEVLAAIKQACSEIGRSIKSVAVIGSTIVKEHEIGLLAAAEQLDVPIEFFNNEQLAQCIEQNKLALSDFVNETIGVGNVCEPAAILTGQSSNLLLPKTKYHKVTVAIAPVKYRWWE; this is translated from the coding sequence GTGAAGCTAGCAGTCATTTCTGTGACTAATAAAGGGGCCGAACTGGCCGGTCGTTTAGCGCCATGCCTGGGATCTGATGTTGATTTATATGTTAAGGCCGGGCGTAATCCGATCAATTCACCGCACTCCTATCAGTCCTTAAGTGATTTGGTTCATGAAATATTTCCCCGGTACGAAGGGTTTATCTTTATCATGGCGACAGGTATTGTTGTGCGGGTTATTGCCCCGTTCGTCCAGGACAAACGGATTGATCCGGCTGTCGTGGTTATGGATGATGGCGGCAACTTTGTCATTAGTCTGTTATCAGGTCATATTGGCGGTGCGAACGATTTAACCCGGCTGATAGCGGCGGCCGCCGGTGCAACCGCCGTTATTACCACCGCTACCGATATTGCCAGCCTGCCGGCTGCTGATGTGCTGGCAGTTAAGCTTGAACTGGAGATCGAGCCTTTTTCCGCTTTAAAAACCATTAATTCGGCAATCGTTAATGGTGACCGGGTCGTATTTTTGATTGACAAAGCCTTAACCGGGTACCAGCATTATCTTGATTTGGCGGCGAAGCAGGGGGTTGAACTGGCCGGTCTTGATGAGCTGGCCTGTAAGGCTGGCTATGATGCGGCGGTGATTATCACTGACAGGCAGCTTGCTGTTGACAAGCCTCATCTCTATCTGCGCCCGGCCAGCCTGGCCGTTGGTGTGGGCTGCCGCCGCGGCGCTACCGGCGGGGAGGTCCTGGCCGCGATCAAACAGGCGTGCAGCGAGATTGGCCGTAGTATTAAGAGTGTCGCCGTTATTGGCAGCACGATTGTCAAAGAGCATGAAATCGGGTTATTGGCAGCAGCCGAGCAGCTGGATGTGCCGATTGAATTTTTCAACAATGAACAGCTGGCACAATGTATTGAACAAAATAAACTAGCATTATCTGATTTTGTTAATGAAACGATAGGAGTGGGAAATGTATGCGAACCAGCAGCAATTCTAACAGGACAGAGCAGCAACCTGCTGTTGCCGAAAACCAAGTATCACAAGGTAACTGTTGCCATTGCACCGGTAAAATATCGGTGGTGGGAATAG
- the cobJ gene encoding precorrin-3B C(17)-methyltransferase: protein MTPRARQAVETAEVIVGYDTYLHLIQDLLAGKATIGTGMMQEIDRCQAAVEQAMSGKQVAVISSGDPGVYGMAGLVLELVGKYPATLQPEVVVVPGISAVSAAAAVLGAPLMHDFAVISLSDLLTPWEVIEKRIAMAAAGDFVIAIYNPKSIRRTSQIEAVREITLQHRGPNTPVGIVHHATRDKEDMTLSTLDGFTNEHIDMFSLVLIGNSQTYVADGKMITPRGYRL from the coding sequence ATGACACCCCGGGCCCGTCAGGCGGTTGAAACTGCTGAGGTAATTGTCGGCTATGACACCTATTTACACCTGATCCAGGATTTGCTGGCAGGCAAAGCTACGATCGGTACCGGGATGATGCAGGAAATTGACCGCTGCCAGGCGGCGGTAGAGCAGGCTATGAGCGGCAAACAGGTGGCCGTAATCTCCAGCGGCGACCCTGGTGTCTATGGCATGGCCGGTCTGGTGCTGGAGCTTGTTGGCAAGTATCCTGCCACACTGCAGCCGGAGGTTGTCGTGGTACCTGGTATCAGTGCCGTCAGTGCCGCCGCCGCCGTTCTGGGGGCGCCATTAATGCATGATTTTGCTGTTATTAGCCTGAGTGATCTGCTGACACCGTGGGAGGTTATTGAAAAACGCATTGCCATGGCGGCAGCCGGTGACTTTGTTATTGCGATCTATAATCCTAAAAGCATCAGGCGAACAAGTCAAATTGAGGCAGTGCGCGAAATTACGCTGCAGCATCGTGGTCCGAATACCCCTGTCGGCATTGTGCATCATGCAACCAGAGACAAAGAGGATATGACGCTGTCAACTCTCGACGGTTTTACGAATGAGCATATTGATATGTTTTCCCTGGTGCTGATTGGCAACAGCCAGACTTATGTAGCTGATGGGAAAATGATTACCCCCCGGGGCTACCGGCTGTGA